A single genomic interval of Nonomuraea rubra harbors:
- a CDS encoding ABC transporter permease has protein sequence MTAASGYAPNRTLPLRVEIVRQFKRRRTLGMFALLLALPWILVIAFQIGPQPSSQGQSALRMSDLATQSGLNFAMFVLSVSASFLLVVAVALFCGDTVASEANWSSLRYLLAAPIPRDRLLRQKLIVALGYSAAAVIVLPLMGLLAGTLAFGWDDITVPGTGETIPAFDVLPRFGIVIGYALVSQLVVAALAFLISTMTDSPLGAVGGAVGLWIVCTILQAVEALGVLREFLPTFWNNAWTDALVPELDWSGMAKGASVSITYAAILVAVAFRRFRRKDVTS, from the coding sequence ATGACCGCCGCGAGCGGCTACGCGCCGAACCGCACGCTGCCGTTGCGGGTGGAGATCGTCAGGCAGTTCAAGCGGCGGCGCACGCTGGGCATGTTCGCGCTGCTGCTGGCCCTGCCGTGGATCCTGGTGATCGCGTTCCAGATCGGGCCGCAGCCGAGCTCGCAGGGGCAGTCGGCGCTGCGCATGTCGGATCTGGCGACGCAGAGCGGGCTCAACTTCGCCATGTTCGTCCTGTCGGTGTCGGCCAGTTTCCTGCTCGTGGTGGCGGTCGCATTGTTCTGCGGCGACACCGTGGCGAGCGAGGCCAACTGGTCGTCGCTGCGGTACCTGCTGGCGGCGCCGATCCCGCGCGACCGGCTGCTGCGGCAGAAGCTGATCGTGGCGCTCGGCTACTCGGCGGCGGCGGTGATCGTCCTGCCGCTGATGGGGCTGCTCGCGGGCACGCTGGCGTTCGGCTGGGACGACATCACGGTGCCCGGCACGGGCGAGACCATCCCGGCGTTCGACGTGCTGCCGCGCTTCGGCATCGTGATCGGGTACGCGCTGGTCAGCCAGCTCGTGGTGGCGGCCCTGGCGTTCCTCATCTCCACCATGACCGACTCCCCGCTCGGCGCCGTGGGTGGAGCGGTCGGGCTGTGGATCGTCTGCACCATCCTGCAGGCGGTCGAGGCGCTGGGGGTGCTGCGCGAGTTCCTGCCGACGTTCTGGAACAACGCCTGGACCGATGCCCTGGTGCCGGAGCTGGACTGGAGCGGGATGGCGAAGGGTGCCTCCGTGTCGATCACGTACGCGGCGATCCTGGTCGCGGTGGCGTTCCGGCGCTTCCGCCGCAAGGACGTGACCAGTTAG
- a CDS encoding nuclear transport factor 2 family protein, translated as MTTLDTVQELLRRIGAGDADRAAELFAEECDWLYNWPAEGHPAVPWIRPRSSRGDAADLFRALRTYHVPELNDTTVTRILVDGDDAVVLGEFTQTVAATGRPYTSAFALRLTVTDGQISRYHIYEDSLAVARAHSGDATAS; from the coding sequence ATGACGACTTTGGACACCGTGCAGGAGCTGCTTCGCCGGATCGGTGCGGGTGACGCCGACCGGGCCGCCGAGCTGTTCGCCGAGGAGTGCGACTGGCTCTACAACTGGCCGGCCGAGGGGCATCCGGCGGTGCCGTGGATCCGCCCTCGTTCCAGCCGCGGTGACGCGGCGGATCTCTTCCGCGCGCTGCGGACCTACCACGTGCCCGAGCTCAACGACACCACCGTCACGCGGATCCTGGTCGACGGCGACGACGCGGTCGTGCTGGGCGAGTTCACGCAGACCGTCGCGGCCACGGGGCGGCCCTACACCTCCGCGTTCGCCCTGCGGCTCACGGTCACCGACGGCCAGATCAGCCGCTACCACATCTACGAGGACAGCCTCGCCGTGGCGCGGGCGCACTCCGGCGACGCCACCGCCTCGTGA
- a CDS encoding alpha/beta fold hydrolase: protein MKRVAALVAALALIGVTTWLVWPSAPEVRGQDQRITVVDGPADDQRVELDTTFFPPPDGGKAPAVMLAHGFGGSKQSMRDQAVRLAQQGYAVLTWSARGFGRSTGQIALNSPDYEVKDVKQLIDWLAKRPEVQLDASGDPRVGIAGGSYGGAIALMTAAHDQRVDAIVPQITWSDLADALFPNAATQTVATGTGTAAEPGTQAGAGTQAGAGTQAGAGTSGVFKRMWAGIFFGQGVSLDATSLLGRREAAAGPVTEEQARCGRFLPAICDIYQEVAEDGRATPEAVALLRRSSPITVAGQIKAPTLLIQGQRDSLFPLGHADANARAIAAAGTPVSLAWFDGGHDGGNGEADWLFDQSAAWFARYLKGEGSGQATPPVSAFTVTRDGGRDPGTRQRIRLHPEAGSYPGLAGTGTTTVALNGPEQNIVNPPGGAPASISTVPGIGGLLGGQNSAGVSIDMPGQSATFESGPLTAPLQLTGSPAVKIKVTGKGEATLFAKLYDVADDTQLPTLPAGLVAPVRVTIPEGAGSAEATVSLPAVDHRFAVGHRLRLVVTTTDMGFATPAQPAAYRVSLASPAVSVPTVGTLAAAPTGVAWWVWAMPLSAVVIAAILLATGRTTSRRRPTAATAATAAAGAAGQGLTANAPLLAPSANGTAHLHSANGAVHEDALSGTAHDVATDSTAHDVAPDGTAQEVAADSTAQEVAPDGTAQEVAADSTAQEVATDGTAQGVAADGAAHLASANGSAGSSGSGDGAGSDSGDGIGRSSGDGAGITVGSVGTGFGAGGGGGGGGGADALDRNGDGVSSESLGGAEVPLEISGLTKAYRNGELAVDDLSFRVERGQVLGLLGPNGAGKTTTMRMMMGLIRPDAGEIRIFGEPVTPGAPVLSRLGSFVEGPGFLPHLSGRDNIELYWAATGRPVADARFDEALEIANLGKALERAVRTYSQGMRQRLAIAQAMLGLPDLLVLDEPTNGLDPPQIREMREVLKRYARDGRTVIVSSHMLAEVEQTCSHVVVMRRGRLVSTGPVSRLLSSAATVANGHGPRLEDVFLDLIGDKA from the coding sequence ATGAAGCGTGTGGCCGCCCTGGTTGCGGCACTCGCCCTCATCGGGGTGACGACGTGGCTCGTGTGGCCGTCGGCTCCGGAGGTGCGGGGCCAGGACCAGCGAATAACCGTCGTCGACGGACCAGCCGACGACCAACGGGTCGAGCTGGATACGACGTTCTTCCCGCCCCCTGACGGGGGGAAGGCGCCTGCGGTGATGCTCGCCCACGGGTTCGGCGGCAGCAAGCAGAGCATGCGCGACCAGGCGGTCCGGCTCGCGCAGCAGGGCTATGCCGTACTGACCTGGTCGGCTCGCGGCTTCGGCCGCTCGACCGGGCAGATCGCGCTCAACTCGCCCGACTACGAGGTCAAGGACGTCAAGCAGCTCATCGACTGGCTCGCCAAGCGGCCCGAGGTGCAGCTCGACGCCTCCGGTGACCCGCGCGTGGGCATCGCGGGCGGCTCGTACGGCGGGGCCATCGCCTTGATGACGGCGGCCCATGACCAGCGGGTCGACGCGATCGTCCCCCAGATCACCTGGTCCGACCTGGCCGACGCCCTCTTCCCCAACGCCGCCACCCAGACCGTCGCCACGGGCACCGGAACGGCTGCAGAGCCCGGCACGCAGGCCGGCGCGGGCACGCAGGCCGGCGCGGGCACGCAGGCCGGCGCGGGCACGAGCGGCGTCTTCAAGCGCATGTGGGCCGGGATCTTCTTCGGTCAGGGTGTCTCGCTGGACGCCACCTCGCTGCTCGGGCGCAGGGAGGCGGCGGCCGGGCCGGTGACGGAGGAGCAGGCGCGGTGCGGCAGGTTCCTGCCCGCGATCTGCGACATCTACCAGGAGGTCGCCGAGGACGGCCGGGCCACGCCGGAGGCCGTCGCGCTGCTGCGCAGGTCCAGCCCGATCACCGTGGCCGGGCAGATCAAGGCGCCGACCCTGCTCATCCAGGGCCAGCGCGACTCGCTCTTCCCCCTCGGCCACGCCGACGCCAACGCCAGGGCCATCGCCGCGGCGGGCACGCCGGTGAGCCTGGCCTGGTTCGACGGCGGGCACGACGGCGGCAACGGCGAGGCCGACTGGCTCTTCGACCAGTCGGCGGCCTGGTTCGCGCGCTATCTCAAGGGCGAGGGTTCCGGGCAGGCCACGCCGCCGGTGAGCGCATTCACGGTGACGCGGGACGGCGGGCGCGACCCCGGCACCCGCCAGCGCATCCGGCTCCACCCGGAGGCCGGCTCCTACCCCGGCCTCGCGGGCACCGGCACCACCACCGTCGCGCTGAACGGCCCCGAGCAGAACATCGTCAACCCGCCCGGCGGCGCCCCGGCCTCGATCTCGACCGTTCCGGGCATCGGCGGGCTGCTGGGCGGCCAGAACTCCGCCGGGGTCTCGATCGACATGCCGGGCCAGAGCGCCACGTTCGAGTCCGGCCCGCTCACCGCTCCGCTGCAGCTCACCGGCAGCCCCGCCGTCAAGATCAAGGTGACGGGCAAGGGCGAGGCGACGCTGTTCGCGAAGCTGTACGACGTGGCGGACGACACCCAGCTGCCCACGTTGCCCGCCGGGCTGGTGGCACCCGTCCGGGTGACGATCCCGGAGGGGGCCGGCAGCGCGGAGGCCACGGTCAGCCTGCCCGCCGTGGACCACCGCTTCGCCGTGGGGCACCGGCTCCGGCTGGTCGTGACCACGACCGACATGGGGTTCGCCACGCCGGCGCAGCCTGCCGCGTACCGGGTCTCGCTGGCCTCGCCCGCCGTCAGCGTCCCGACGGTGGGGACGCTGGCCGCCGCTCCGACCGGGGTGGCCTGGTGGGTGTGGGCCATGCCGCTGTCGGCCGTGGTGATCGCCGCGATCCTGCTGGCCACGGGCCGCACCACGTCCCGCCGCCGCCCCACCGCCGCCACCGCCGCCACCGCCGCCGCGGGCGCCGCGGGCCAGGGTCTCACAGCGAACGCTCCGCTGCTCGCGCCCTCCGCGAACGGCACGGCGCACCTCCACTCCGCCAACGGCGCCGTGCACGAAGACGCCCTCAGCGGCACCGCGCATGACGTCGCCACCGACAGTACGGCGCATGACGTCGCCCCCGACGGCACGGCGCAAGAAGTGGCCGCCGACAGCACAGCGCAAGAGGTCGCCCCCGACGGCACGGCGCAAGAAGTGGCCGCCGACAGCACAGCGCAAGAGGTCGCCACCGACGGCACGGCGCAAGGTGTAGCCGCCGACGGCGCGGCGCACCTCGCCTCCGCCAACGGCAGCGCCGGCAGCAGCGGCAGCGGTGACGGCGCCGGGAGTGACAGCGGTGATGGCATCGGCCGCAGCAGCGGTGACGGTGCAGGCATCACTGTTGGAAGCGTCGGCACGGGCTTCGGCGCAGGCGGTGGCGGTGGCGGTGGCGGTGGTGCCGACGCCCTTGACCGTAACGGCGATGGTGTGTCCTCGGAGAGCCTTGGTGGGGCCGAGGTGCCGTTGGAGATCAGCGGGCTGACGAAGGCGTACCGGAACGGTGAGCTGGCCGTCGACGACCTGTCGTTCCGGGTGGAGCGGGGCCAGGTGCTGGGCCTGCTCGGGCCGAACGGCGCGGGCAAGACGACGACGATGCGGATGATGATGGGCCTCATCCGGCCGGACGCCGGCGAGATCCGGATCTTCGGGGAGCCGGTGACGCCGGGCGCGCCCGTGCTGTCGAGGCTGGGGTCGTTCGTCGAGGGGCCGGGCTTCCTGCCGCACCTGTCGGGGCGCGACAACATCGAGCTGTACTGGGCCGCCACCGGCCGCCCCGTGGCCGACGCGCGCTTCGACGAGGCGCTGGAGATCGCGAACCTGGGCAAGGCCCTCGAACGGGCCGTGCGTACGTACTCGCAGGGCATGCGGCAGCGGCTGGCCATCGCGCAGGCCATGCTCGGGCTGCCGGACCTGCTGGTGCTGGACGAGCCCACGAACGGGCTCGACCCACCCCAGATCCGGGAGATGCGGGAGGTGCTCAAGCGGTACGCGCGCGACGGCCGTACCGTGATCGTGTCCAGCCACATGCTGGCCGAGGTGGAGCAGACCTGCAGCCATGTCGTGGTCATGCGGCGCGGCAGGCTGGTCTCGACCGGTCCCGTGTCGCGGCTGCTGAGCTCGGCCGCCACGGTCGCCAACGGGCACGGGCCGCGGCTGGAAGACGTGTTCCTCGACCTCATCGGAGACAAGGCATGA
- a CDS encoding class I SAM-dependent methyltransferase, producing MVDYLRINQANWDARVPVHLDSDFYDVAGFKAGGSALRPFELAEVGDVAGRSLAHLQCHLGLDTLSWARLGAEVTGLDFSGAAIEQARSIAAECGLPARFVTADVYDAPRALGETYDIVYTGVGALVWLPDLTRWAEAVAALLNPGGFLYLAEFHPFTNVLDDDTGATVIRDYFDRTPQVWDYPYSYTGSQTLEHRTSVQFEHGLGDVVSAIAAAGLRLEFLHEHDHTLFRRFTDLVEADGGYRRPDGAPRIPLMYSLRASAR from the coding sequence ATGGTCGACTATCTGCGCATCAACCAGGCCAACTGGGACGCCCGCGTCCCCGTCCACCTCGACAGCGACTTCTACGACGTGGCGGGCTTCAAGGCGGGCGGCAGCGCGCTGCGGCCGTTCGAGCTGGCGGAGGTGGGCGACGTGGCCGGCCGCAGCCTGGCGCACCTGCAGTGCCACCTCGGCCTGGACACCCTCTCCTGGGCCAGGCTCGGCGCCGAGGTGACCGGCCTCGACTTCTCCGGCGCCGCCATCGAGCAGGCCAGGAGCATCGCGGCCGAGTGCGGCCTCCCGGCCAGGTTCGTGACGGCCGACGTCTACGACGCGCCGCGGGCGCTCGGCGAGACGTACGACATCGTCTACACCGGCGTCGGCGCCCTGGTGTGGCTGCCCGACCTCACCCGCTGGGCCGAGGCGGTCGCCGCCCTGCTGAACCCCGGCGGCTTCCTGTACCTCGCGGAGTTCCACCCGTTCACCAACGTGCTGGACGACGACACCGGCGCCACGGTTATTCGCGACTACTTCGACCGCACGCCCCAGGTCTGGGACTACCCCTACAGCTACACCGGCAGCCAGACCCTCGAACACCGGACCTCCGTGCAGTTCGAGCACGGCCTCGGCGACGTCGTCAGCGCCATCGCCGCGGCCGGCCTGCGCCTGGAGTTCCTGCACGAGCACGATCACACGCTGTTCCGCCGCTTCACGGACCTGGTGGAGGCGGACGGCGGCTACCGGCGGCCCGACGGCGCTCCGAGGATCCCCCTCATGTACTCCCTGCGGGCTTCCGCCAGGTAG
- the glpK gene encoding glycerol kinase GlpK — MPDFVGAVDQGTTSTRFMIFDHEGAEVAKFQLEHEQILPRAGWVEHNPIEIWTRTAAVIQTTLQRAGLHDSDLAALGVTNQRETTVVWNPRTGRPYYNAIVWQDTRTDRIAAALEQDERGQVIRDRTGLRPDAYFSGGKIQWILENVSGVREAVDRGEAVFGNTDTWTVWNLTGGVNGGVHVTDVTNASRTMLMDLDTLDWDDELLSYFGIPRAMLPEIRPSADPAGYGTSVRYGPLGGEVPITAILGDQQAATVGQVCFSPGEAKNTYGTGNFLLLNTGTDRVRSQSGLLTTVAYKFGDQPAVFALEGSIAVTGSAVQWLRDQLHVITSAGQSETLARQVADSGGMYFVPAFSGLFAPYWRADARGAIVGLSRYNTDAHLARATLEAICYQSRDVVEAMQRDSGVVLDVLRVDGGVTANDLCMQLQSDILGVPVSRPVVAETTALGAAYAAGLAVGYWKDTAELRAHWAESRRWNPTWNEERREKAYAGWKKAVTKAFDWTND, encoded by the coding sequence ATGCCGGACTTCGTCGGCGCCGTCGACCAGGGCACCACCAGCACCCGCTTCATGATCTTCGACCACGAGGGCGCCGAGGTCGCCAAGTTCCAGCTCGAACACGAGCAGATCCTGCCCAGGGCCGGCTGGGTCGAGCACAACCCGATCGAGATCTGGACCAGGACCGCCGCCGTCATCCAGACCACGCTGCAACGCGCCGGCCTGCACGACAGCGACCTGGCCGCCCTCGGCGTCACCAACCAGCGCGAGACCACGGTCGTGTGGAACCCGCGCACCGGACGCCCGTACTACAACGCCATCGTGTGGCAGGACACCCGCACCGACCGCATCGCCGCCGCCCTCGAACAGGACGAGCGTGGCCAGGTCATCCGCGACAGGACCGGCCTGCGGCCCGACGCCTACTTCTCCGGCGGCAAGATCCAGTGGATCCTCGAGAACGTGTCCGGCGTCCGCGAGGCCGTCGACCGCGGCGAGGCCGTCTTCGGCAACACCGACACCTGGACCGTGTGGAACCTCACCGGCGGCGTCAACGGCGGCGTGCACGTCACCGACGTCACCAACGCCAGCCGCACCATGCTGATGGACCTCGACACCCTCGACTGGGACGACGAGCTGCTGTCGTACTTCGGCATCCCCCGCGCCATGCTGCCCGAGATCCGCCCCTCCGCCGACCCCGCCGGCTACGGCACCAGCGTCCGCTACGGCCCCCTCGGCGGCGAGGTGCCGATCACCGCCATCCTCGGCGACCAGCAGGCCGCCACCGTCGGCCAGGTCTGCTTCTCGCCCGGCGAGGCCAAGAACACCTACGGCACCGGCAACTTCCTGCTGCTCAACACCGGCACCGACCGCGTACGCTCCCAGAGCGGCCTGCTCACCACCGTGGCCTACAAGTTCGGCGACCAGCCGGCCGTGTTCGCGCTGGAGGGCTCCATCGCGGTCACCGGCTCGGCCGTGCAGTGGCTGCGCGACCAGCTCCACGTCATCACCTCCGCCGGCCAGAGCGAGACGCTTGCCCGGCAGGTGGCCGACTCCGGAGGCATGTACTTCGTGCCCGCCTTCTCCGGACTGTTCGCCCCCTACTGGCGCGCCGACGCCCGCGGCGCCATCGTCGGCCTGTCCCGCTACAACACCGACGCCCACCTCGCCCGCGCCACGCTGGAGGCCATCTGCTACCAGAGCCGCGACGTCGTCGAGGCGATGCAGCGGGACTCCGGGGTCGTGCTCGACGTGCTCCGGGTGGACGGCGGCGTCACCGCCAACGACCTGTGCATGCAGCTCCAGTCCGACATCCTCGGCGTCCCGGTCAGCCGCCCCGTCGTCGCCGAGACCACGGCGCTCGGCGCCGCGTACGCCGCCGGCCTGGCGGTCGGCTACTGGAAGGACACGGCCGAGCTGCGCGCGCACTGGGCGGAGTCGCGCCGCTGGAACCCGACCTGGAACGAGGAACGGCGCGAGAAGGCGTACGCGGGCTGGAAGAAGGCCGTCACCAAGGCCTTCGACTGGACCAACGACTGA
- a CDS encoding cytochrome P450 codes for MAAMNDGHPAGRSAVELFTPSTYDTAVPYDLFARLRVESPVHWIPEPSIGPWREGPGFWAVFRHADVKHVLRTPADFSSHLGATQIRDPDTPADLRFVQAQMLNMDPPDHSRLRRIVAAAFTPRAVRALERTIAERAAALFEAGECDFVEVAADLPVWTLAHVMGVPAQDRRLLYDWASRVIGYQDDDYAGLSTADVESLTPIGRLALAARRELGPGVNPRSRAALADMFAYAHALARTPVDGESVMAVMRKGGLTEEEFENMFFLFAVAGNETLRNGIPGGLLSLLQHPAELARLRADPSLLGSAIEEMLRFWPPVMHFRRTATRDLTLAGRPIRAGDKVVVYHASANRDPSVFPAPDRFDLAREPNDHVSFGFGPHFCLGAHLARAQFRSVFRELLSWDVELAGSPRRLTSNFQNGLKHLPVRLRRRS; via the coding sequence ATGGCGGCGATGAACGACGGTCATCCAGCAGGCCGGTCCGCGGTCGAGCTCTTCACCCCGTCCACCTACGACACGGCCGTCCCGTACGACCTGTTCGCCCGCCTCAGAGTGGAATCTCCCGTCCACTGGATCCCCGAGCCGTCCATCGGCCCCTGGCGCGAGGGCCCCGGCTTCTGGGCGGTGTTCAGGCACGCCGACGTCAAGCACGTGCTGCGTACCCCGGCGGACTTCTCCTCCCACCTCGGCGCCACCCAGATCCGCGACCCCGACACCCCCGCCGACCTGCGCTTCGTCCAGGCCCAGATGCTGAACATGGACCCGCCGGATCACTCCAGGCTGCGCAGGATCGTGGCGGCCGCGTTCACCCCGCGCGCCGTACGGGCGCTGGAGCGCACGATCGCCGAGCGGGCGGCGGCGCTGTTCGAGGCGGGTGAGTGCGACTTCGTGGAGGTGGCCGCCGACCTGCCCGTGTGGACGCTCGCCCACGTCATGGGCGTGCCCGCGCAGGACAGGCGGCTGCTGTACGACTGGGCGTCCCGCGTGATCGGCTACCAGGACGACGACTACGCCGGCCTGTCCACGGCGGACGTCGAGTCCCTCACCCCCATCGGACGCCTGGCGCTCGCGGCCCGGCGCGAGCTCGGGCCGGGCGTCAACCCGCGTTCGAGGGCCGCGCTGGCCGACATGTTCGCCTACGCCCACGCCCTGGCGCGGACGCCGGTGGACGGCGAGTCCGTCATGGCCGTGATGCGCAAGGGCGGCCTGACGGAGGAGGAGTTCGAGAACATGTTCTTCCTCTTCGCCGTCGCCGGCAACGAGACCCTGCGCAACGGCATCCCCGGCGGCCTGCTCTCCCTGCTCCAGCACCCCGCCGAGCTGGCCCGCCTGCGCGCCGACCCCTCCCTGCTGGGCTCCGCGATCGAGGAGATGCTGCGCTTCTGGCCCCCCGTCATGCACTTCAGGCGTACGGCGACGCGCGACCTCACCCTCGCCGGCCGGCCCATCCGCGCGGGTGACAAGGTCGTGGTCTACCACGCCTCCGCCAACCGCGACCCGTCCGTATTCCCCGCCCCCGACCGCTTCGACCTCGCCCGCGAGCCCAACGACCACGTCAGCTTCGGTTTCGGCCCGCACTTCTGCCTGGGCGCCCACCTGGCCCGGGCCCAGTTCCGCTCCGTCTTCCGCGAGCTGCTTTCCTGGGACGTGGAGCTCGCCGGCAGCCCGCGCCGGCTCACCTCCAACTTCCAGAACGGGCTCAAGCACCTGCCGGTACGCCTGCGCCGCCGATCCTGA
- a CDS encoding PaaI family thioesterase — MTPEDAEAILQEYFAPWIKQLGLRVEEVGDRHAIVRLPWSDELAREGGGLCGQAMMAAADTATVLAISSARGGFVPMTTVQQSTTFQRPVVGKDVLLDVRITKLGRTLAFTEITLTAEGSAETAAHATTVYAIMG, encoded by the coding sequence GTGACTCCAGAAGACGCAGAGGCGATTCTCCAGGAATACTTCGCCCCCTGGATCAAGCAGCTCGGCCTCCGGGTGGAGGAGGTGGGCGACCGTCACGCGATCGTGCGGCTGCCCTGGTCCGACGAGCTGGCCAGGGAGGGCGGCGGGCTGTGCGGGCAGGCCATGATGGCGGCGGCCGACACGGCCACGGTGCTGGCCATCTCGTCGGCGCGGGGCGGGTTCGTGCCGATGACCACGGTGCAGCAGTCCACGACGTTCCAGCGGCCGGTGGTGGGCAAGGACGTCCTGCTGGACGTGCGCATCACGAAGCTGGGGCGCACGCTGGCCTTCACCGAGATCACCCTCACGGCCGAGGGCAGCGCGGAGACGGCCGCCCACGCCACCACGGTCTACGCGATCATGGGCTGA